Proteins encoded by one window of Arachis hypogaea cultivar Tifrunner chromosome 1, arahy.Tifrunner.gnm2.J5K5, whole genome shotgun sequence:
- the LOC112804937 gene encoding GDSL esterase/lipase At5g37690-like, with the protein MRRIMKNMLIIIFLAAEGMVVGSRLLLNVVGYRDPAVPAVYIFGDSTFDVGTNNFLNDTKSKADMPFYGIDYSPSQSKPTGRFSNGYNTADCIVQLLGFKESPPPFLYLVENDTEDFNTQILKGVNFAGGGAGILHHTGKKRFVYLSLSPSV; encoded by the exons ATGAGAAGAAtaatgaagaatatgttaatTATTATTTTCCTAGCTGCTGAAGGCATGGTTGTTGGGTCGAGATTATTATTGAATGTGGTGGGGTATAGAGATCCAGCAGTGCCTGCAGTTTACATATTTGGGGACTCAACTTTTGATGTTGGTACCAACAATTTCTTGAATGATACAAAGTCAAAGGCTGATATGCCATTTTATGGGATTGATTATTCTCCTTCTCAATCCAAGCCTACTGGAAGGTTTAGCAATGGTTATAACACTGCTGATTGCATTG TGCAATTACTAGGATTCAAGGAGAGTCCACCGCCATTTCTGTATCTTGTAGAAAATGATACAGAAGATTTCAACACCCAAATCCTTAAGGGAGTCAATTTTGCTGGAGGAGGAGCAGGGATTCTCCACCACACTGGAAAAAAACGCTTTGTATATCTCTCTCTATCTCCCTCCGTTTAA